From the genome of Elusimicrobiales bacterium, one region includes:
- the dnaK gene encoding molecular chaperone DnaK: MAKIIGIDLGTSNTAAAVMEGGHVTIIPSAEGSSIGGKAFPSYTAFTKDGQMLVGEPARRQAVANPEGTVTAFKRKMGTDHKYDIRGKQFTPQQLSAFLLQKVKRDAEAFLGDKVEKAVITVPAYFNDNQRQATKDAGTIAGLEVVRLVNEPTAAALAYGVDKAGKEQKIMVFDLGGGTLDVTIMEMGKEGTFDVISTSGDTQLGGTDMDNAIIEYICDEFRKDTGVDLKKDPQAMQRLKESGEKAKIELSTVMETEINLPFISADASGPKHLQLKFSRAKLESLVDPIVKRCAVSIDRAVTDGKLKMDNIDRVILVGGPTRMPIVQRFVEEHVGKKLERGVDPMECVASGAAVQAAILTGEVKDVLLLDVTPLSLGIETLGGVSTKLIERNTTIPVRKKQVFSTASDNQPAVTVHILQGERPMAKDNVSLGRFDLDGIPPAPRGMPQIEVTFDIDANGILKVLAKDLGTNKEQHITISAPNKLGKDEIDKFVKQAEQFADADKANKEKVEAKNEGDSVLYQTEKALKEHGDKIPQEDRLTIDRALGELREALKSEDAARMKKAKDAALEAAQKLGEIIYKQAQQQQQSAGGAAANGPQGQTGGSGPEATASAGPEAAASGKKEDIVDAEVVDEKH; the protein is encoded by the coding sequence ATGGCGAAAATAATAGGCATAGACCTGGGCACCTCCAACACCGCCGCCGCGGTGATGGAAGGCGGTCACGTAACAATAATCCCGTCGGCGGAGGGCAGCTCCATCGGCGGCAAGGCGTTCCCGTCTTACACGGCCTTCACCAAGGACGGCCAGATGCTGGTGGGCGAGCCGGCGCGCCGGCAGGCCGTCGCCAACCCCGAAGGCACGGTAACCGCCTTCAAGCGCAAGATGGGAACCGACCACAAATACGATATCCGGGGCAAGCAGTTCACGCCGCAGCAGCTTTCGGCCTTCCTGCTTCAGAAGGTAAAACGCGACGCGGAGGCTTTCCTGGGCGACAAGGTGGAAAAGGCGGTCATCACCGTCCCGGCCTACTTCAACGACAACCAGCGCCAGGCCACCAAAGACGCCGGCACCATCGCCGGCCTTGAGGTTGTGCGCCTGGTAAACGAGCCTACCGCCGCCGCGCTGGCCTACGGCGTGGACAAGGCGGGCAAAGAGCAGAAAATAATGGTCTTTGACCTGGGTGGCGGCACGCTGGACGTCACCATAATGGAGATGGGCAAGGAGGGCACGTTTGACGTCATCTCCACCTCCGGCGACACGCAGCTCGGCGGCACCGACATGGACAACGCCATCATAGAGTATATCTGCGACGAGTTCCGCAAGGACACCGGCGTTGATCTAAAAAAAGACCCGCAGGCGATGCAGCGGCTCAAGGAATCCGGCGAGAAGGCCAAGATAGAGCTTTCCACCGTCATGGAGACCGAGATTAACCTGCCCTTCATCTCCGCAGACGCCAGCGGCCCCAAGCATCTCCAGCTTAAATTCTCGCGCGCCAAGCTGGAAAGCCTGGTGGACCCGATAGTAAAGCGCTGCGCCGTGTCCATAGACCGCGCCGTTACCGACGGCAAGCTGAAAATGGACAACATAGACCGCGTAATTCTGGTCGGCGGCCCGACCCGCATGCCGATAGTGCAGCGTTTCGTGGAGGAACACGTCGGTAAAAAGCTGGAGCGCGGCGTGGACCCCATGGAATGCGTCGCCTCCGGCGCGGCGGTGCAGGCCGCCATCCTGACCGGCGAGGTAAAAGACGTGCTGCTGCTGGATGTTACGCCGCTGTCGCTGGGCATAGAGACCCTCGGCGGCGTGTCCACAAAGCTCATAGAGCGCAACACGACCATCCCCGTCCGCAAAAAGCAGGTGTTTTCCACCGCGTCCGACAATCAGCCGGCGGTTACGGTGCATATCCTGCAGGGCGAGCGGCCCATGGCCAAAGACAACGTCTCGCTTGGCCGCTTTGACCTGGACGGCATTCCCCCCGCCCCGCGCGGCATGCCACAGATAGAGGTTACCTTTGACATAGACGCCAACGGCATACTCAAAGTGCTGGCAAAGGACCTCGGCACCAACAAGGAGCAGCATATCACCATCTCCGCGCCGAACAAGCTGGGCAAGGACGAGATAGACAAGTTCGTCAAGCAGGCCGAGCAGTTCGCCGACGCAGACAAGGCCAACAAGGAGAAGGTGGAAGCCAAAAACGAAGGCGACAGCGTCCTCTACCAGACCGAAAAGGCGCTCAAGGAACACGGCGACAAAATCCCGCAGGAAGACCGTCTGACGATAGATCGCGCCCTCGGCGAGCTGCGCGAGGCGTTAAAAAGCGAAGACGCCGCCAGAATGAAAAAGGCCAAAGACGCCGCGCTTGAAGCCGCGCAAAAGCTGGGCGAAATCATCTACAAACAAGCCCAGCAGCAACAGCAGAGCGCGGGCGGAGCAGCCGCAAACGGCCCGCAAGGCCAGACCGGCGGAAGCGGCCCCGAAGCCACAGCAAGCGCAGGCCCGGAAGCCGCAGCCTCCGGCAAAAAAGAAGACATAGTAGACGCCGAAGTGGTGGACGAAAAGCATTAA
- a CDS encoding nucleotide exchange factor GrpE — translation MKKKETEPETQPEQTAPQEDYYDQLIRLKADFENYRKRVDREKPELVAFGRQQMLLQLLPVYETMLKAKSHLDKQDTGELRKGLELVFKEFEKVFAGENVEVMDCVGKPYDPMRHEVLAALDCGDDKDGLVIEEAAKGFTCCGKVIVPAKVCIGKKREAPQEQPPAEEK, via the coding sequence ATGAAAAAGAAAGAAACCGAGCCCGAAACCCAGCCGGAGCAAACCGCCCCGCAGGAGGATTATTACGACCAGCTTATCCGGCTGAAAGCGGATTTTGAAAATTACCGCAAGCGCGTGGACCGCGAAAAGCCGGAACTGGTGGCCTTCGGGCGGCAGCAAATGCTGCTGCAGCTGCTGCCGGTGTACGAGACGATGCTCAAAGCCAAGTCCCATCTGGACAAACAGGACACCGGCGAGCTGCGCAAGGGGCTGGAGCTGGTGTTCAAGGAGTTTGAAAAGGTTTTCGCCGGCGAGAATGTGGAGGTTATGGACTGCGTCGGCAAGCCCTACGACCCGATGCGCCACGAGGTCCTGGCCGCATTGGACTGCGGGGACGACAAGGACGGCCTCGTCATAGAAGAGGCCGCGAAAGGATTTACCTGCTGCGGGAAAGTCATTGTTCCCGCCAAAGTCTGCATAGGAAAAAAGCGGGAGGCGCCGCAGGAGCAGCCCCCCGCGGAGGAGAAATGA
- the hrcA gene encoding heat-inducible transcriptional repressor HrcA has protein sequence MRILKPETAKEREDKILRWIVQEFAQTKRPVSSDMIAKKAKMGVSSATVRNIMKKLEDEGLLHQEHTSGGRVPTDKAYRAYVDYLAGMQAVALKEKESIQREYDSRMDEMDTLLAQTSRMLASLSHSAGFAFSSPVAEQNVVRLDFIPLGPGAILAVMVTDSGNVRHLPVKLNYEIHPRRLRLLAAFLNQEVSGLPLREAKRRLWQHLNEDSSELRDVADLARRFLEDVEQRSAQESEFYLEGMGQLDFSGMTGAIGLMEERRRLAGLMEEKMRSLSSGERHVDIAIGAENELKELRGFSMITCPYRAGERVMGMVGIIGPKYMEYPRMISLVNFIGEVVETTISHWEDMLAPESKIIPLEYDEPRKRSRK, from the coding sequence ATGAGAATACTGAAACCGGAAACGGCCAAGGAGCGCGAGGATAAAATCCTCCGCTGGATTGTTCAGGAATTCGCGCAGACCAAGCGCCCCGTAAGCTCCGATATGATAGCCAAAAAGGCGAAGATGGGCGTCTCCAGCGCGACGGTGCGCAATATCATGAAAAAGCTGGAAGATGAAGGCCTGCTTCATCAGGAGCATACTTCCGGCGGGCGGGTACCGACGGACAAGGCGTACCGCGCCTATGTTGACTATCTGGCGGGGATGCAGGCCGTCGCGCTGAAAGAAAAGGAATCCATACAGCGCGAGTATGACAGCCGTATGGACGAGATGGACACTCTTCTGGCGCAGACTTCCCGGATGCTGGCGTCGCTGTCGCATTCGGCGGGGTTTGCTTTCTCGTCGCCAGTGGCAGAGCAGAATGTCGTCCGGCTGGATTTCATACCGCTGGGCCCCGGCGCGATACTGGCGGTGATGGTAACCGATTCCGGCAACGTGCGCCATTTGCCGGTTAAGCTCAATTACGAGATTCACCCGCGCCGGCTGCGGCTGCTGGCGGCTTTTCTGAATCAGGAAGTCTCCGGCCTGCCGCTACGCGAGGCAAAGCGCAGGCTGTGGCAGCATCTTAACGAGGACAGCTCCGAGCTGCGCGACGTAGCCGACCTTGCCCGGCGTTTCCTGGAGGATGTGGAGCAGCGCTCCGCCCAGGAAAGCGAGTTTTATCTTGAAGGCATGGGCCAGCTTGATTTTTCCGGCATGACCGGCGCCATCGGGCTTATGGAGGAGCGCCGCCGCCTCGCCGGGCTGATGGAAGAAAAAATGCGCTCGCTTTCCTCCGGGGAGCGGCATGTGGATATCGCCATCGGCGCGGAAAACGAGCTTAAGGAGCTGCGCGGCTTTAGCATGATAACCTGCCCCTACCGCGCGGGCGAGCGGGTGATGGGCATGGTCGGCATCATCGGCCCCAAGTATATGGAGTATCCGCGCATGATATCGCTGGTGAATTTCATCGGCGAGGTTGTGGAAACCACCATCTCGCACTGGGAGGACATGCTCGCGCCGGAGAGCAAAATCATCCCCCTGGAGTATGACGAGCCGCGCAAGAGGAGCCGCAAATGA
- a CDS encoding DUF47 family protein has translation MQFNLIPKEEQFFDLFDEQAANLVRAAQCLSEAARGGGNCDAVIKKIREIEHEADTVAHEITNMLNRTFITPFDREDILSLANKLDDVVDRMHALVTRLMLYKVSLPDNDLLLFADILEQCAGTIVKAVGALRDSSRNSRIMDYCIELNRLENMGDVLREQVIGRLFENARDAVDIIKRKEIYEIAENAIDECEHAAKLVESIVVKHG, from the coding sequence ATGCAATTCAATCTTATTCCCAAGGAAGAGCAGTTTTTTGATTTGTTTGACGAGCAGGCCGCCAATCTGGTCAGGGCGGCGCAATGCCTGTCGGAGGCTGCCAGGGGCGGCGGCAATTGCGACGCCGTCATCAAAAAAATCCGCGAGATTGAGCATGAAGCCGACACCGTGGCCCATGAAATCACCAATATGCTCAACCGCACTTTTATTACCCCGTTTGACCGGGAGGATATTCTGTCCCTGGCCAACAAGCTGGATGATGTCGTGGACAGGATGCACGCGCTGGTAACCCGGCTGATGCTTTATAAGGTGTCGCTGCCGGACAATGACCTGCTTTTGTTCGCGGATATTCTGGAGCAGTGCGCCGGCACCATAGTCAAGGCGGTGGGCGCGCTGCGCGACAGCTCGCGTAACAGCCGTATCATGGATTACTGCATAGAACTCAACCGCCTGGAAAATATGGGCGACGTGCTGCGCGAGCAGGTCATCGGACGGCTGTTTGAAAACGCGCGCGACGCCGTGGACATAATCAAGCGCAAGGAAATATACGAGATAGCCGAGAATGCCATAGACGAATGCGAGCATGCCGCCAAACTGGTGGAATCCATAGTGGTAAAACACGGGTGA
- a CDS encoding inorganic phosphate transporter, giving the protein MTATLIFLILLALFFDFLNGFHDAANSIATVVSTRVLSPRYAVIWAAFFNFVAFMVFKHHVANTIGRGIVDISVVDTNVILATLIGACAWNIITWYYGLPTSSSHALMGGLAGAAFVKAGTGSLVMGGISKTLAFMIISPVLGLILGVAVGLVVMWTLRRKAPGQVDGWFRKGQLLSAAAYSLGHGGNDAQKTMGIISVLLFSQGLLGKEFYVPGWVAMACYAAMALGTLSGGWRIVKTMGQKVAKLRPVDGFCAEFGAASTLYIASAFGAPVSTTHTITGAIMGVGSLRRITAVRWGVAGSIIWAWIFTIPAAAAISAIAYFGCVLAGVQ; this is encoded by the coding sequence ATGACGGCCACGTTGATATTCCTTATCTTGCTTGCGCTGTTTTTTGATTTTCTAAACGGCTTTCACGACGCCGCCAATTCCATAGCGACCGTGGTTTCAACGCGGGTGTTAAGCCCGCGCTACGCCGTCATCTGGGCGGCGTTTTTCAATTTCGTGGCGTTTATGGTGTTCAAGCATCACGTTGCCAACACCATCGGCAGGGGGATAGTGGACATCTCCGTGGTGGATACCAATGTCATACTGGCCACGCTTATCGGCGCGTGCGCGTGGAATATCATCACCTGGTATTACGGCCTGCCGACAAGCTCCTCTCACGCGCTGATGGGCGGGCTGGCGGGCGCGGCTTTCGTGAAGGCGGGGACAGGCTCTCTTGTGATGGGCGGGATTTCAAAGACGCTGGCCTTCATGATAATCTCGCCGGTGCTGGGGCTTATTCTCGGCGTGGCGGTGGGGCTGGTGGTGATGTGGACATTGCGCCGCAAAGCCCCCGGCCAGGTAGACGGCTGGTTCAGGAAAGGGCAGCTTCTCTCCGCCGCAGCCTACAGCCTGGGGCACGGCGGCAACGACGCGCAGAAGACGATGGGCATCATCTCGGTCCTGCTGTTCAGCCAGGGGCTGCTGGGCAAGGAATTTTATGTTCCCGGCTGGGTCGCCATGGCCTGCTATGCGGCGATGGCGCTGGGCACGCTTTCCGGCGGGTGGCGCATTGTCAAGACAATGGGCCAGAAAGTGGCCAAGCTGCGTCCCGTGGACGGTTTTTGCGCCGAATTCGGCGCGGCTTCCACTTTATATATAGCTTCCGCCTTCGGTGCGCCGGTAAGCACCACGCATACCATCACGGGCGCGATAATGGGTGTAGGCTCGCTCAGGCGGATTACGGCGGTGCGCTGGGGCGTGGCCGGCAGCATAATATGGGCGTGGATATTCACCATACCCGCCGCCGCCGCGATATCGGCCATCGCGTATTTCGGCTGCGTCCTGGCAGGGGTGCAGTAG